Within Bos indicus x Bos taurus breed Angus x Brahman F1 hybrid chromosome 2, Bos_hybrid_MaternalHap_v2.0, whole genome shotgun sequence, the genomic segment ccagtcaatcctaaaggaaatcaaccctgaatattcactggaaggactgatgctgaagctgaagtttcaatactttggccacctgatgcaaagaggtgactcattggaaaagcccctgatctttccccctgggaaagattgaggacaagaggagaagggtgtgacagaagatgagatggttggatggcatcactgactcaatggacatgagtttgagaaaactcaaggagatagtgatggacagaaaagcgtgcatttcatggggtcacaacagagctggacacagctgagtgacggaacaacaacaaaaattaaaatgtttgcaCAATGCTGAAATCACACAATCAGAAATTCTTGGCATCTGCTCCATACTTTGATATCCTGACTGATTTTAGAAGGGGACAGGTTCTTCCTGGAATCTGCTGCTGGGATATCTGTTAAAAACCAGACACGGAAACTTGAGCTCACTCACATGAGGGAGTAATTTTCAGTTTCCTGGCCAGTGCTGCCTTCGCTTGGCCTTCCACACCCAAGGCCACTGCGATAATATTGTGGGCAAAGGTTGGGGCATATTTCATAAGCAAAGCTGTTTTGAGATTCACAAAGGTTTTCCCTCCCACAATAATTTTGGCAAAATTGTGAGCATTTTTCTCAATCAAGGATCCGTAGAGCTGACACAGAGGAGCTCTGCTTCGAATGCAGTCTTCCAGACTGTTTATCTCCTTGTCCACGTGGTCATCCAGGATGATGATCACGTGGGCCCCATGGAAGGCCTCTTCTGCTTGGGTGCAGATGGACACACTCTGGAGGCAGGGTGACGCCAGGTCCTCAGCCTCTTGTTTGTGGCTTATGagtttttcttctgtgtgtttattGTCAAATAGGTTTATGCTGATTTCCATTTGTGGTCCAAACACTTCACCACTTGTCAAGATGGGAATTAGATGGTAGCAGGCAAGAGATGATGCACTATCAAAAATGGAAAACCAGATTATGAATGGGTAAATCTTGGGCTCCTTTTCAGGCTCTATTCTTAATAGGTATTTTTCTACATGTGGATTAATACTTGATTAGTATCTTAAATTGACATACACAGCTGCACAGATTTTTTTAAGGCCAGGaatcaaaagtaaaacaaaaactttcTCACTGCTAACTTCTTGTTTTGGTTATCGGAAAACAATCCCAAGGTAAGAAGTGTACTTGTTTATAAGGCTTTTCCAATTAAACAGAATAGGCAGcaagcaaaatttaaaagaactgtCATGTTACTGTAATTTCATGtttgaaagtgtgaaagtattagtcattcagttgaaCACAGGCAAGGTATCATGTATCTGTACCCACAATTCAGCCAGTATTTGAGTACTCTATAGCTCGGCTGATAATGAGAGCCCTAATGACCTCATTATCATTAGGGGACTTCAGGAATACATGTGGGCActtttggttttcattctggatTTGGAGAGAGCTGCAATGGGGTTTTCAAGAGCGTCTGTaccattttaatcttttaaaaatatctaaagcaGATGAAATATTAAATCTGGGTGTTTGGTTCATGTATGGTTATTACatcattttcagttcttttagcgttttgaatatttcataataaataatttttcagctGAGTATGTATATTAGGATACACACATAAGCAGTAAGAAGGGCAGTGTGAGAGACAGATTAAGCAGTGAGGAAAGGACAGGGAGAGATATCGTAAGatggacagcaaaagaaacagagagagacagagtgcagagaaagagagaaaaagcaatgacaaacattGAATGTGTCCACCCAGCACTGACAGCAAGAGTGatgaaagtgagaaagagaaaaagaaagaaggggcaGGAGCGAGAGGAGGGGAGGTTACAGAGAATGAGTGCATCGGGAAGACCCAAGAATGAGGACGGTGCTAGCGTgtgtgggagaggaagaaggcAGCAGTCAGGAagatgggggagaggggagaaaggaaggggaagggaaggatggtatggggacagacagcaagagacacacagagagagggcAGGAGGGCTGGAGACAGTTACGCAAAGTAAATATCTTTGCTATAAAGCTGCTTTTAGATTCGGTATGTATGTGCATTACATGCATATTACATACACATTAAAACTATATGTAGTCTAGAACtcatggtggtgatttagtcactgaattatgtctgactctgtgtaaccccatggactgcagcccaccaggcttctctgtccacgggattctctaggcaagaatactggagtcggtagccatttcctcctccaagggatcttcccgactcagggatcaaacccaggtctcctgcattgcaggcggattctttactgactgagccaccagggaagctctagaaCTCATATATGGGGCTACATTAGgtgatatatatgcatatacacccttgcctggaggagcctggtaggcagcagtccatggggccgcgaagagtcggacaggactgagcgacttcactttcacttttcactttcatgcattggagaaggaaatggcaacccactccagtgttcttgcctggagaatcccagggacgggggagcctgttgggctgccgtctatggggtcacacagagtcggacacgactgaagtgacttagcagcagcagcatgcatatacatatactgtGTATCTGTAATAGTGCTCTACCTACATACAAATCTCAAACTTGACATTCAGATATTCTTCCATCATATAATTAATTCCacatcatttttcctttctaacaTAAAAAGCCAGTCTCACAAATCCTGGGATTTGACGGTCCCACCTGGTGATCCAGACCTGCAAGGGGTTAACAAGACCTTTCAGGGATTCCTTTTCCAGCTGTTTTTCTATATGTGTCCCCAGGTTTTCTTGAGCAACTCTCTTCATCAGCTCAGTTGTCATGCTAGAGGTGACACCATAGTAAAGCTaaatattggaaaagaaaaaaatcaacaccaGGATAGCTGAAAATGGCTATAATGGAAAGTTCTTGTTTCAAGCCCAAATAGAGTAAAAAGAGAGCTGAGAGAATACCTTATAAAGAAAGAcgtttgaaaaatacaataataaatcaATAATGTTTTAGACAGATAAGTCAACTTAATTTTTATACCTGGGCATGTTCTAGGAACTCGTTATATCCTCCCAAAAGCAAACCCTTTCCTCCACGATCCAACAGCTCTCTCCAGATGATAGGGGACTTGTTGTGACTCCACCTATTCTTTTTGCACAAATCTTTCAGCCACTCCTATGGAATGATATTGTCCATGAGAAGTCACACATTGCATCTGTCTTGGAATTCAATTCAGGAGTTCACACAgtaaagttctattttttttttttaccacctctgtgtatacataataaaatttagatatctttaaactgtaaaatacaaatatagaAATA encodes:
- the MDH1B gene encoding putative malate dehydrogenase 1B isoform X3 — encoded protein: MAKFVLAGRADCPYYAKAELLADYLQKNLPDFRIHKITQHPDIWEEWLKDLCKKNRWSHNKSPIIWRELLDRGGKGLLLGGYNEFLEHAQLYYGVTSSMTTELMKRVAQENLGTHIEKQLEKESLKGLVNPLQVWITSASSLACYHLIPILTSGEVFGPQMEISINLFDNKHTEEKLISHKQEAEDLASPCLQSVSICTQAEEAFHGAHVIIILDDHVDKEINSLEDCIRSRAPLCQLYGSLIEKNAHNFAKIIVGGKTFVNLKTALLMKYAPTFAHNIIAVALGVEGQAKAALARKLKITPSCIKDVIIWGNISGNNYVDLRKAKVYRYESAIWGPPHYSRPVLSLLFDREWVNREFVVSLKTLTATGRQFGGMLAAHSIATTLKYWCHGSPPGEIVSLGVLSEETDLNQEDVKTTLPTKNDHQERRKVSDDYKDLFTHLMPDDEKDLILSDGDLPDPGTEPTSLVPPALAGRFFSS